GTCACCCTCTATATAGAACTCCAAGAAATTCAGAATTAAACTTTTTACGCTTTTCGCAAAAATCCAGAACTAGCACTATACCAAGTCATTCTTTTCCGAATGCTCAAAAACAACAGTACCCGCGCATTATACCAATAGCGTGCAGCAATCACAAAAATACCTCGAAAGCTGCCTCTGACCTTATTTACATAAAATTCCTCTATTGCCTGTATGGAGCCGCTGAATAAAATGCATCCCAAGGCATGCAGTTAAGAAAAAAATTCCATATAGTTGATCTTTTTAGTTTACAATACGATTCTAGGATGTTAGATGTTGGAGAAAACTATTGAAAGCCAGATTTTACGAAACGACAGCGAATTAAGCTGAATGAAACGAAGTCCTCTTACCTTAATTTGACATACAATATACCAATAACAAATCCATACCCACTATTACTGAATGGTCAGATTATTCCTCCTCCTAATACAACAACACTAAGCTTAAATGGTAGAAACATATTAAGAAGAAAGCTGCAAAACCAAATACAATGGGTCGAAACTCAAgagcaaataaaattttaattctgAAGCCGGTTTgagcaaacctttcaaaataaagtgcttcgGCGTACAGGCAACATCCCCTGGTGTGTGGGCAGAATTGACTATTAGtatcggaaaaaaataaaaaaatactcaGTTAGGCATAATCAACGATTCCCCCACCATAAAAACTCTGAGATGGAGATGGGTTTCAATCATACCACTCCTCGTTGGCTAAAGAGATTAAAAGTTTTTGGTAGGAGAGAAGCTATGGCCTCTGAGCACTAAGGCCGTGGTGGGTCATtgtaacggaatatcccgaattcgttaatgtatcgcaggatttccgttagtggatgtgatgctactcctTGCAACTGGGGAGTATCggcaccgaagatctgatgtctgatgcgtctatAGGTCGGGCatttacatagaaaatgctccttgGATTTCGCTTCTTCACTACAGgagggacatgtatcatcttgaataactcctattctgaacatatgtccagctagtgaattatggcctgttagaacgcctacaatactcctgtaAGTCCTATTGCTTTTCtagaggataaactttgccttaTGCATgtttggaaaaatttggtgtatctagcagcatttagttTAGtatctgtcattgtgggaagcttgttcccagttttttaagacagccttagccaacaCAACCGATACTCCAATCGCTGGTTGCGGTCCTGGCACGGGGAAGATTGAACCCTGTTCTGATTCATTTCATTACCCTCTACGCTACAGTGATTaagtatccagagtagttccaccgtattgaatctagggatagagttcaaacgatttctgcattcctgaacgattccaTTTTAgttatcaaaggactactcaacgcccttaaTGCAGCCTggttatcactgcagattgcgatgcgcctgtccttcaaccgctcgtcaaccaATTAgttgctgcccttaggatcgcatatacttcgggTTGAAAACTGTtggatattgtcccaaaggaaaagcccacttttcgtttttattcgagaggtagactccgactCCAGAGCccagttctgtttttgagccatcggtgtagaagacttccttaTATTCCCCCAGttttcctctgggacttcccagttctcgttagttttcagggtaacttcatatcctcTACCAAACAGATTTATGGGggcccgagaatcagaaggcattgaaagaactggattcagtactcccaataactcttgcaATGCTCTGTACCCCTACGTCCGTTGTTTCCTCataagatctatggggaaacaacggacgtgAACGCGGACGGATTTGTCAATGAGCTGTTcacattgcagtgctttgaataaatatatccagggactacaaattgagtaatgcatttagtgcTGGGCtgaatgtcgtgctcatggcaccggtaatacccagacacacagttctttgcagtgctggtagtttacggtgaaaatctttttgtctcaccttaatccaccacactacggatgcataagcgaactctggcctaatgatggcaacgtatacccACATTTCCACATGAGGCTtaagtccccatgtcaaggcaaaggtccgtctgcacagcccataagctgtgagagtttGTTTCAACTTTATCTCTACACGTTTGTCCCAAAGAAGCTTttcatctagagtgactccctgATATTTCACttgttcggagagttgaagggttgcacCCCTAATCTCCGCCAGGCAAAGTCcacccagttttctcttttttgtgaatgataccattgtggttttatttggattaactgaaaggccatgcctgaggcaccaactgtctatcagatcaacggcGCGCTGTACATTTCTAcatccaagatcccgatcacctgcaagtacagccacatcatcagcataagcttgagcgtataGTGTAGTGAGTCGATCGCGACAGCACATCTCCTTAGGGGCAGCCTTTcgctgcttctgctgttaggtagcgatcgacatcaACTTCaccacacaacaatctctgcgttagcataataTTGATCCGCTTATTTAaagtatcatcatcaccatgcgctctggcggcatcacaaagtttttggaagggcgcacagtcaaacgccccctcaatgtccacgaacacccccatcgcgtactcttCAGAgatgcatcctctatctttgaaaccgaaGAATAAAGACCAGACTCACAGGAATTTTCATGTTAACAAGCATGTTGGTTTGCATTAAgtgtttgcagtcatgagaccaacTGAAGTGGATTGCATTTGCCTATTGTAACCTATTAAGAGTATTAAGAGTTCGAAACCACtttattctgcatacgctaccagatcccttgcgtcggtggaagatacaaagaatcatagggtaaataagagTACGCAATTGTGATGTTTTTGTtcttaatctggtattgtacgatgaccgtaactaaatCCTGGGAACAGACCTGTCTCAGCATgtttgcctctaaccgtcttgacatcagggcaCAAGCTCTCGTCTTATGGAGCTtacatcgtagaagatcctagcccctgaTCCAATCCGACAGATTCTATTACATCGAACCCATGACTCTTACAGCAGAAAAATTTAGGGACAATCCCGCCGCTTTGTCAGCTCCGTTGCCAGCAAATAGGAGGatgctttggcatgctgcaggttaatttgatcaatctttatgttttcccATATAAACTTACCATAGTCTAATCtgtaatggaaaactgttagaagcgtatgccgcggTAGGCGTGTGACGGGGTTCCTCTGACAAcgtaccgccagagacccgATCcactcgtgtttgatttctctgtgcatagccgcacttggaggtacaccagttcccatgtcctcatccatgaaacgTCTCATCTCATCCTGCAgaacattcgtctgttttccactaaacaccttcactggtttgcggtgtccggtttcgatcactcgaactggttTGAAGCCTGTTCCGTAAGTGGTGTAGGATCCctcattaaaaaaaatggaattgaAATTTTGGATTGATATGCAAATGGGGTACAAGAAGTTGGACATGGGATAACGAAGCGCAAAAAGGAGGAAGCAGCAAATGTAGCATGCAATTCTTCGGCGTTGAATCGAGTCATATTCGAGACTCAAACTTTATGATACAAATCTGATGTTTGccatcaatgagatttgaaccccaaCTTGGGTCATAGGGTCACTTGAAATATCCGAGAAGCGAGATGCCTGATTTGACAATCTGCAAATTTGAGCTTCTACTTCAAGGACTGCCGAAATAGCTTTAAGAACTGCTGTATTTCCCGAAGAGCCAGACGCAATATGTATCGAAATGTTTACTCCTTAAGTTTCTTCACAGTAGCCAGTCAGGAAATCTTTCAACCTATCGGTTCTTTCTCCTAATATTCTGCCTAGCACCATCCTGGAACTTCAATGGTAGCCAGTTACTACTCTCTGAATAACCATTTTCAGAATACTTACTCTCTCATACATTGTAAGAGAACGAGTACGGCCTGAGTGACCAACGGTACAGTTCTTGAGCTGCCTGAGTGACCAACGGTACAGTTCTTGAGCTGTTCGCACCGCACCTAATAATTTGGTGTCGTCATATTGGACCCATCCATGGACTTCAACAGCCTTGGCTTTTCGTTGCATTATTCGAAGCCTGGAAATGCAgttcaaaatcaagttgaggttaTATAGCCTTAATTTTGTCCGTGTGTTGCCAAAAGAAGCAAGGGCCACTTCACTATTAACAACTATACCACgaaatccactatcccagaatAATGGATGAGTGCGTTGCTCGAGAAATACTCCAAGCAGAATGGTAGAGATCAAATATAGGCTCCTGGAGAACTCCAGGCGGGAAACGAAACATATTTCCAGAAAGTGGCCATGGTAGCTAGGTTTGGTTGATGGTTTACGGTGGTCAAGGGCCAGGTAGAAATTGGTAGTGAACAAATATCTTTTTGAAATGATTGTAAGTTGTCTCAAGATTATGAACCCGAAAAACCTGATATTAATGCATATATGAAACACAATTTTCTCCATTTATAAAACGTAACATATTTTTGTAACtttgatttcatttgaatttcattttaGATATCCTATCCAAGCGGTGTGAAAGTTGATTCTGGAAACGAATTAACTCCAACTCAAGTGAAGGATAAACCAAAAGTAACATGGGATGCCGAATCTGGGGCTCTTTATACGCTTCTAATGACCGATCCTGATGCTCCATCGCGCCAGAATCCAACTTATCGAGAAGTTCGCCATTGGCTCGTTGTTAATATTCCTGGCAATAAACTGGATGAAGGTCAAGTTCTAATAGATTTCGTAGGATCTGGCCCACCAGCTGATACTGGTCTGCACCGATACGTTTTCCTCCTGTTTAAACAGAAAGGCAAAATCGTGAGTAACCTTTCAGTTTCAAATCGGTAAGTGGACTTAATTCATAGGTAAAATGGCTGCGTTGATATAAAATTTTCCCATTAACCTTCTTCCATGTAGGTCACGTGAAGGACGTATGAAAACATCAACGAGGGAACTGATAAAAGAGTTTAACTTAGGAGACCCAGTTGCTGGAAACTTGTATCAAGCACAATACGATGATTACGTACGAATTTTACATGAACAACTTGCTCAAGCCTCACAAAAGTGAAGTTAAATAATTACATAATACCCTTAAAGGGTACGGATTGCGATTGGAGCAGGTGACATGTTGATCATTTTGCTTGGGTGTAAAACGTATTGCTGGTATTTCAATAAaacgaaattaaaataaattgtgtattttagtttttttccgcAAAGGTCAccacgagccgcatgctggacatagcattggtgacctccaaatcaaagctatgaccgagactgACTTCTACCAGTACCTAAgaattctacaaggaacccatgctcgagttggtgatctgagggatgctctgctgtctgaattcctgcaacgtgtgaagctggtgcgcatctctcggggaagaataagataaacgcattgaatgtatacgcTATCCCTTCAGTGGcttattcggaatattgccgtggacgaacactgatctggaaaacgtccagcggcggatacggactactatgtccaaattccgaatgcatcatccaaactctgccatggagcggatgaatctgcctcgtgacatcggaggtagggacctggttgacgtggcggcacaacatcatcgccaagtcgtctCGctccgcgcttatttttacagcaaagagcaggcgaatccTTTGCATgccgctgtctgtaaggcagactgcgtactgcctccacttaacttgaaggatcgatctttcaatccgctgagtggggttcatgtgtgccattcaggacggaaatacgtggagaagaaggtgaactatgagccattggctcgggaaatcaaagaaatttggcgtctcgagcggatgGTTGTAGCTCCAATAATATTGTCatctacaggtattgtacctaaatccctcacgacttcccttgatgtccttggACTTTcgtacagtctggttcaaaccatgcagaagtacactattctgcatgcgtgctcgatattgcggggagttccCGACGGGTTTTCCCACTAACCTACcatcggccactaccaccagcgctcctttagtttttaagtaggtaggatcgtccgagcataaatgcttggcacttagtgctagtattaggtaaaatccggcatctgccgagattctgACAATTTAGAAATAATctttggggcaacaatccaaggccttgaagtattttagagcacttcattcatgaccgtaacggtacactacagtatactacgGCATcagaacgtaagtaaattagtccgaggaAAACAAATCTgtgtttgcacgctaaatattggcaccctctcTGGAAAGATTGAGGAACTCACAAAAGCCGTGTAATGTTTGAAATGTGATTTGAAATGGTCTTAAAGACCCTCCTGTGTGgctggagacgaccaagaggagagagctattgcaaaaatctgaaaagatggcgaaattatccgtgaaggtccacccgcaaataTCCTTAACCAGGCTCCGAATcttgaaaataaacaaacagagGGATTCGTAGGAACCTATTGGCAGATCAGACTCGAACGTGCGCCCGAAAACTTCGGATTTGAACGCCGAAGTTCGAAAGAGAGGATCCACGActgatcacatcctcgatcgaTGTTCCTCCTGCTCCAGATGTATGCTAAGGCGCGGGCCTCGAGGTTCGATCCCTGCCTAGGTATTCTCAGGCCTTTCTAGTTGAGGATGCACCTTGACAGGAAGAATTTTACGGGGGTAACCGAGAAGAAGTAAGGCAAAAGGCAGTCTTCAAATTAGAAGTATTTACCTAAAATTCATgacaatatatatttttataatatgcatgcaaaaatttttattaaaaataaagaatcgtaaaaataaaatcttataatAATAAGGATAAATAAAGGATAAAATCTATAAATATATAAGATaatcgaaaagaaaagaaagtaaaaccaaaattcataaataaaattctctCTAAGGGTTGAGTTCCAGAGCCCCTTCCTTTACGATTCTAAAGTAGATGTGCAGACTTTTAACATGGaagtaatttatttaaataacatCTAGGGTTAAGATATTATCATTCAATAGATCATggcaatatttcaaataaattacgGTAAGATTTTATACGAACACCATTTTTCTGGAAATTCCTACTAGTGGAATGATTGGCACTTCTCTGTATTAGACAAAAGCCTAATTCGGGCTAATGAGCAACAATTAAATCCAGGCAGTTAAACTTCGTCAAGCCACTACAACAGAACTCTTTTGTCGTTGCCACATTCGTCGTTATGCAGCTGCTGCGCGATCGAAGAGGTGCAAGGATTTTCCGTCTCCATaaggaaaattttaaagaatgtgcTGGGACTTGAATCTCCTGCATTTAGTCTTGGTTGAAACATTGCGTTGTGAAAACAACAACGACGTTCAAAGCTTAGGTACAAGCAAAGAaggtaaaatataaaatttggaattgttcaaATGGGAATCTATTTTTGAGTTTAAGGGAAAGAAACCAGTTGTttggttttttgtaaaataaataaaattgatcattttaaaaattaaatgttgAAGGTAAATGAATGTAGGGATGGTAATTGGAAAATTGAAAGGAGTAAATTGGGAAAGTTACGTGTGTTAGAATACGAACACGGTAAAAGTGGCtataaatttttctattttggtagccctcaCACATAATAAGgctttggcattgccatctcagagggtttccgtgatgccattaaccAAGTCGAactatttgatggtcggttgatgaagctcaccattatatcaattGATTGCCCTATTCtcttcttcaccacgtacgcaTCAAAGACAGATTAACCTAATGTCGatgaagatgccttctggcaatttctcgacgtaaagacctgtaacgtgcatgctgatgactatatcaccaTTGCAGGCaaccttaatgatcatgttGGTGAAAAGGCACATGGCAACAGGACCCATGagagaaaagggtttggagtgtGCAATGAAGATGGCGAGCGTAAAGTCGATTTTGCAGATACCCGTGACCTTATACTTGTGAATACATTGTCAATACATCAAACGATTACCTCATCTTCCTGcactttatagtgggaacaataaaacgcaaatggattatattctcataagacgctaacattttaccaccgtcgcaGACTATAAAGCCATTCCTTATAagaccatcacacctcaatATTGGTCGTTGATTGTCGTCTTGCGGATCAAGCCACTggtaaaacagcgtgagaaacgcgCTGCTCCCCgcgacttgttaaaagccgataccaacgcacacaggatatcgaacactgttattgcattaatgacaagaacagtagtTTGTTTACCGACCGATGAATCGCGACTGGTAGATGCGTGAAtaattcgagcagatttcaattgaataaTTTGTTCATCATCCACTTTCATAAGTCTTAGCGATATTTGAAGCgattccacttgtcagcgcgactgaagttgaggaagcaataaaacgaatgaaatcagggaaagccacaggacctaacAACACATCGGGTTTCTGGAAAACGAACAACTGGACCCCAACACTGACtgtttgaatttttcaatccGGTTATCGaaaaaggtagaacaccatctgactggtaagaaagcaccactgttctaatatggaaaaagaaaggtagtccagcagatgTCTAAATTatagtccgatccggttgctgtctcagacatgaatatttttaaacgcattctttAACCATATTCGGGAATCAagtcgggtttgtcaagaattgtAGAGCTACTGACACACACATATTTTGTGttgttattcatggagaaacaccggcCTTTCTACATTCCCTTTTGGGATCTGGAGAAATTGTTTCACCGTGTGCTACACGAAATCATTTGGTATGCTCAACGACAATACCTAGTTCCAGAATCGTGCGCGGCCTCTcagcactcctctttgttcttgttatggacacagtcacacgggacatccaacgtccagcgccctatacactgctttacacagatgatgttttcctagtgtctaatagcaaaaattatctgagCAATTTGTGGAAAAATGCAACACGGTCaaagattaaatctgaataaaactgaatttttgacgaccgatctccgtGAAACAGGCGTTATCActatcaatggcagtgacctgcccagaactgagcgaataaATTATCTctggtcaatgctattagccaatggagaactgcgttatgaggttgcttcacgcattagcgcatgctcgatgaagtggcgttccataacttatgttctttgtgatcgacctaTCAACGcacgtctgaaatctaaaatttactggagTGTCATCCGCCCAGtaatgtaattcgtgctaatgagaatttacttaccaagattggtctgcacatcgaagtcgatgataagcgaccaaaagggcgGCCAACGATTTGGAAGCCTCACAGCTGCATCGAGATGCATCCTTTGATAGATcaaaatgacgcaaccgatcacgatgaaccacctccgcttgtgaacagaacaaaggctgaaaaaagaagaaggaagagaGACTAAAGGCTATTTCTTCAGTCTATCTCCCACCAGATATGCTTTTCACTAAAGCATGTCTAGCAGGCAAACAGATCTTTGTCGGTTAGATGAACCTACCAAATCCCGGCCCCGCAAAATCTTGGCTTGTGCGAAGACACTTTCCAGCGGTCACCGTAAGGACGTAGTGTGAGGACTTGCACGATTATCCAATTTTAACTCAAATTATAATCGGATAAATCCGTACGGCCCACGAGATGAAGCAcccaaataaataaaagttacTTGCCTGATTGTACAAGGATTCTGGGCTTCGAGGATTTGCAAATATGAATTTGCGGCAATGATCTAACATGTTAAGAAGCGCGCCATTTCAAGCTACCATGAATAAGGCAGTGACAGCCAACATGGTCTACAGCGTCCAATAGTGGACGGGGActtaaagaagaaataattcaTCCTGGAAGGAAACGGTTGGCCAACAATACTTGCCCCCGTCCGTGAATCGGCAGTAAAAGAAACGCTCCCGCTTCGTACGTAtttgaaatatattaaaataattttgcatCTAGCGTTAAATAGAGTATAAAAGAAATTCTTACAAACAAGGCTTTAATGAGTGGATTTCAGTAGTAATTTGTTAATTCTAATATTCTAGCGTGATTTCGGCGAGTGCCTACTACGCCTTGGACGTTACTCCACATCCGAGTCATCGGAGCCATACCCCCCGCCGCGAATGGTTTTCTTCTTGAGGTGCGTTGTCTTGTGGGCTGGCCTCTGGTCCGGCGGCGTCAGAAGATCGCCCTAGAAAGACAGTTTTCTGTAAAACCTGCGAAAGAAAATATCAAAGCCAAACACTTACGCTGTACTCAATCGCCCCCGACTGTGCTATCCTCCATTCCATCATATCCGTGGAGAAGTCATCTCGGTTGCCGAGGTCAGTGAATCCGACGATGTAGTCCTTCGTGTGACTGTCCTTTATCAGCGCTATGGTGGGGATCACCTTGATTCGCAGGCGCTGCGTCAGGAAGGGACACTTTTCTGCGTTTATTTTGCAGAATCTCGCCTCAACGTGCTTCGGTGCCAGAATTTTCAAATGTTTGTCGACTATCTTGCAGCGCTCGGCGCTGTCGCGGTAGAAGTGGCACACAATATTCGCCGACTTCTTGGACATTTCAAAGAACTCTTTCTCGTCGGGAAGTTCAGAGTAGGAGCCGTGACCCTGGAAAAGGAGGTTGTTAGTGTTCCGTTCTGAATATTGAGCGGTTTTAAGTTGCCTCGGTTAAAATAAACTTGGAGACATTACGTGCTTcttaaagttaataaaaaatagtCTGAAACGAATCTACTTACGTTCGCCAACCATTCTTGTTTCTTCTTCGCACCCTCCTTGAGTTCCTTCAAACGTCTCTCCCGCAACGCATGAATGTCGTCGATATTCAGATTGTCCAATTTGTCGATTTCGTCGTCCAATTGCCTTTCTATCTGCACTGCAGCATTCACCAAATTACTTTGTAGCAATTGATCCATTTTTGTAGTTCCACGTTGCTGAGGTGCAGCTGTTAAACGATTTGGAAATTGATAGGCGCGATGACTCAATGGCTCCTTCTAGAACACAAGACAATTTGGTTTTTGTCTAAATGTGAAGTGACATTAGTCGAAATTGCTTTGGAACCTAAGAATTCATTGCTATCTACCTGAATACCGAAAATAATACGCCGCTCCCCCAAGGAATGAGAAACACAAAGTGACGTTTCGTTTGCTTGCCGATTGGTTAATTGGATCaagtgtgttttctacagtgTTTCTCAAAGCTGAGATCAGGTTGTTATTGTGAATGGTGTTTTGATAGCAGTCAGCGCGAAGGTGCATAGAAAATGTATCCAATAGTACCAAACATCTCAGTTGGTGGAGGAGTGAAAAACAAGTGTATTCGGTTTTTGTccgttaaaataataaaaagtgtacttaataaaaaaaaggaattaTTATAGTATTCTACGTTTTGGCGGAAGTCGATCACTGCGCGAATTTCCATCACTTGCTATTTTTTGCTCCACATTGGAACGGTTATTGGTTACGTTGACATGAATTGAGTTTGTGCAACATCCGCGGCTGTTCAACTTCCGCCTTAAAACCGTCAGCTGGGGATGTTGCGATTACGTGACATTCGCGTAGATTTCGGGTGGGTGAAGACACGGATTTGCGATATTGATTGAGTCAATTGTCAACGGTGGTCTGGTCGAGTGGTTTTCTGTGACTGATGATGCTTTATTACGTTGCGTGGGATTATCAGTAACAATTAGGCTCGTGGTCGTCAAGTGTAGTGTGGTTTTCGTAAATGGGTCGCTTCCAGCTGTTTTCTGTGTGATCGGTCGCGATTGTTTGCTCGTAGCCGGATCGCGAGCTGTTGGGTGTTTTTGGCTGGCGTTATCGATTTGGTGCACTTCTATGGGGTTTGGAAGTGTTGAGGCAATTTGATACGATTAGCCGCGAATTGAAGTGTCGTGCCCGCGCCCTGTCGTGTGAAAATTCGCTGTGGATCGGCGTGAAACGGAGAAAACATGAGCGTGTCACCGAATGCCTCGCAGCAAGCGGGCGCCGCGGCCAGTACTCCGGTTCGTGTGGCTGACAGCTCGTACGCAATGGGGACCTCCACGTCTTCGATGTCGTCCACGCCGCAAAACGCCGGCCTCAAGTATCCTGGTATGCTATTTACGCCTATTTTTAGAAAGagtgtttttgttttattgtgaGTGAGGTTTGCTTTGACAGTGCAGCTGCTTCAGGCGGCATCAGTTGAACACATCACGACAACACAACATGAGTAGCCCCAAAAGTTGGCACATTCGCGAGTGCGGTGGTCCGCCTAGGGAACTGCGCACATCTGATGCGGATAAATAGTTGACCCCAA
The window above is part of the Hermetia illucens chromosome 3, iHerIll2.2.curated.20191125, whole genome shotgun sequence genome. Proteins encoded here:
- the LOC119653247 gene encoding thioredoxin domain-containing protein 9, translated to MDQLLQSNLVNAAVQIERQLDDEIDKLDNLNIDDIHALRERRLKELKEGAKKKQEWLANGHGSYSELPDEKEFFEMSKKSANIVCHFYRDSAERCKIVDKHLKILAPKHVEARFCKINAEKCPFLTQRLRIKVIPTIALIKDSHTKDYIVGFTDLGNRDDFSTDMMEWRIAQSGAIEYSGDLLTPPDQRPAHKTTHLKKKTIRGGGYGSDDSDVE
- the LOC119650939 gene encoding protein D3-like, with amino-acid sequence MEKHQVVPDIIDRAPKATLEISYPSGVKVDSGNELTPTQVKDKPKVTWDAESGALYTLLMTDPDAPSRQNPTYREVRHWLVVNIPGNKLDEGQVLIDFVGSGPPADTGLHRYVFLLFKQKGKIVSNLSVSNRSREGRMKTSTRELIKEFNLGDPVAGNLYQAQYDDYVRILHEQLAQASQK